The Brachionichthys hirsutus isolate HB-005 chromosome 3, CSIRO-AGI_Bhir_v1, whole genome shotgun sequence genome has a window encoding:
- the tent5ba gene encoding terminal nucleotidyltransferase 5ba: MSSGDASDQSRRFCVLSWDQVQRLDSILGEAVPIHGRGNFPTLSVQPRQIVQVVRARLGERGISVTDVRLNGSAASHVLHQDTGLGYKDLDLIFGVSLKDDQAFRLVKDVVLDCLFDFLPAGVSKERITALTLKEAYVQKLVKVCNDTNRWSLISLSNNTGKNVELKFVDSLRRQFEFSVDSFQICLDSLLLFDRCSETAMSESFHPTVIGESVYGDFQEAMDHLYQKTIATHSPEEIRGGGLLKYCHLLVRGFTPSSEADMKQMQRYMCSRFFIDFSDIGEQQRKLEAYLQNHFAGMEHKRYECLMTLHKVVNESTVCLMGHERRQTLSLISMLALKVLAEQNAIPTITNVTCYYQPAPYVQDINFSNYYVAHVQPTPVSLCCNSYQTWLPCS; this comes from the exons ATGTCCAGCGGTGATGCCTCGGATCAGAGCCGGCGGTTCTGCGTGTTATCCTGGGATCAGGTGCAACGATTGGACTCGATCCTGGGAGAAGCCGTGCCCATCCACGGGAGAGGAAACTTCCCCACGCTGTCTGTGCAGCCCCGCCAGATAGTCCAG GTCGTGCGTGCGAGGCTGGGGGAGAGGGGCATCAGTGTCACAGACGTGAGGCTGAATGGCTCGGCTGCCAGCCATGTGCTCCACCAGGACACCGGATTGGGCTATAAGGACTTGGACCTGATCTTTGGCGTGTCACTGAAGGATGATCAGGCCTTCCGCCTAGTGAAGGACGTCGTGTTGGACTGCCTCTTTGACTTCTTGCCAGCCGGGGTCTCTAAGGAGCGCATCACAGCACTGACCCTCAAGGAAGCCTATGTACAGAAACTAGTGAAAGTCTGCAATGACACGAACCGCTGGAGCCTCATTTCTCTGTCCAACAACACAGGCAAGAATGTGGAGTTGAAATTTGTGGACTCTTTACGGCGGCAGTTTGAATTCAGCGTGGACTCCTTCCAGATCTGCCTTGATTCTCTGCTCTTATTTGACCGCTGCTCAGAGACGGCCATGTCTGAGAGCTTTCATCCCACTGTGATCGGCGAGAGCGTGTACGGAGACTTCCAGGAGGCCATGGACCACTTGTATCAGAAAACCATAGCTACACATAGCCCGGAGGAAATCAGAGGGGGAGGTTTATTGAAATACTGCCACCTCCTGGTGAGAGGCTTCACGCCATCTTCAGAGGCAGACATGAAGCAGATGCAGCGCTACATGTGCTCCCGCTTCTTCATTGACTTCTCTGACATTGGAGAGCAGCAGCGGAAACTGGAAGCTTACCTGCAGAACCACTTTGCCGGTATGGAGCACAAACGGTACGAGTGCCTGATGACTCTGCACAAAGTGGTCAACGAGAGCACCGTGTGTCTGATGGGCCACGAGCGGCGCCAGACGCTCAGCCTCATCTCCATGCTGGCCCTGAAGGTGCTGGCTGAGCAGAACGCCATCCCCACCATAACGAATGTCACGTGCTATTACCAGCCAGCACCATATGTGCAGGACATCAACTTCAGCAATTACTATGTTGCACACGTGCAGCCGACGCCAGTTTCACTGTGCTGTAATTCATATCAGACTTGGCTGCCCTGCAGCTGA